The following are encoded in a window of Dictyostelium discoideum AX4 chromosome 6 chromosome, whole genome shotgun sequence genomic DNA:
- a CDS encoding hypothetical protein (Q86SQ9 Dehydrodolichyl diphosphate synthase (EC 2.5.1.-) (Dedol-PP synthase)), with translation MSNCSNNSENCNINDNKKKEENVKNQNSNKNSNNNNNKSNIESIILNKKSKFSSEKELDEKENKDLKDLSNNKPINIDEYEGLPRFENEQNARSKSSLWSKLCDWMYDQNFKIASSTLKNGPIPKHIGVIMDGNRRFAERNHLETKEGHKKGFNTMLDLCQWGLTLGVKIISVYAFSIENFKRSKSEVQDLMELANNKFTEMISKSHKLQQLGVRIRVVGDHSHIPEKTKSILAKAVKSTENNTKALLNICLSYTSHEEILHSMKILSKGVNQEKKIEIEDIDQDLFENCLYIKEDLDILIRTSGEYRLSDFMLWQSCFTNLALVNTLWPDFSFFHFIYIIFLYQFNSKTLKNEIQNQYKFNNNNNNNTDNNNNLKENIKNLKSDQRVKEFINHLKISEEKLFDEFISKYNEEEEEEEEI, from the exons ATGTCAAATTGTTCtaataatagtgaaaattgtaatattaatgacaataaaaaaaaagaagaaaatgtaaaaaatcaaaattcaaataaaaattcaaataataataataataaatcaaatattgaatcgattatattaaataaaaaatcaaaattttcaagTGAAAAGGAATTAGATGAAAAAGagaataaagatttaaaagatttatcaaataataaaccaattaatatCGATGAATATGAAGGATTACCTAGATTTGAAAATGAGCAAAATGCACGTTCAAAATCATCTCTATGGTCTAAACTCTGTGATTGGATGTATGACCAAAATTTTAAGATTGCAAGttcaacattaaaaaatggaCCAATACCAAAACACATTGGTGTAATTATGGATGGGAATAGAAGATTTGCAGAAAGAAATCATCTAGAAACTAAAGAGGGTCATAAAAAAGGATTCAACACAATGCTAGACCTATGCCAATGGGGTCTCACACTTGGTGTTAAAATAATCTCAGTATATGCATtctcaattgaaaattttaaacgtTCAAAAAGTGAAGTTCAAGATCTTATGGAATTggcaaataataaattcactGAAATGATCTCAAAATCACATAAACTTCAACAACTTGGTGTCAGAATACGTGTTGTTGGTGATCATTCACATATAcctgaaaaaacaaaatcaattttagcAAAAGCTGTAAAATCAActgaaaataatacaaa agcattattaaatatttgtttatCATATACATCACATGAAGAGATATTACattcaatgaaaatattaagtAAAGGTGTAAATCAAGAGAAAAAGATAGAGATTGAAGATATTGACCaagatttatttgaaaattgtttatatattaaagAGGATTTAGATATATTAATTAGAACATCTGGTGAATATAGATTAAGTGATTTCATGTTATGGCAATCATGTTTTACAAATTTAGCATTAGTTAATACATTATGGCCTGATTTCTCTTTCtttcatttcatttatataattttcttatatcaatttaatagtaaaactttaaaaaatgaaattcaaaatcaatataaatttaataataataataataataatacagataataataataatttaaaagaaaatataaaaaatttaaaatcagaTCAAAGAgtaaaagaatttataaatcatttaaaaatttctgaagaaaaattatttgatgaatttatttcaaaatataatgaggaggaggaagaagaagaagaaatatag
- the nol6 gene encoding Nrap family protein, with product MVSEKRKTVSKKETISNKKNKIEKKQDDSIMSLGMDDDEYNFDDEKAVSYNDNFYNNNNNQGSDDEGSDDNDFLEGEGSESEQEEQLDDSEAKVGRATILPEKSELEAKEFKNLKVKNVSYLKQSVAPTNEEIQHLKETSDLYNSNLFRLQMVELFKEIKIDYSKLTSLESALHQLKSVIEKIPSDQQVTITEANIEKIKLFDFNGGEGLSIQYSKPSQIDVVGSFMTRSVLKSNENVDLMIEIPKSVFDSKDANDFKYFNKRNLYMLKIFNSVSKVSRFSDISFKNFNGDSNKQIIVIRPKEDPKTGARTKFQIRIIPTIPNDLFNIYTKFHPNMSCLFFERNNFKIETFKEDDSKEINNLNNNNIIDSKNKKKSFDEIKRTPFYNNSILEDIFINDHMQLINEKCENAPVLIDTMLLIKLWLKIKKIPTVNSFQLSMLLIHLYSIGKVNKSMSSYQAFRMVMVYICKEFQKKPIQFMKLSSELTTTTTATATTVIKQNQYQDEFEKLYPVALIDNSGLLNIWSSISVWGFKQLIIEARLVIENLDSGNGFEEIFMTKFHFYQEYDMIISIKINKQLLANQQSLKVPTNDYYQQDTYLNYRIYQLIKKSLTKRVTKINILKINDDDQENENDGDDDDEIKIIIGLKVNSENWLSVIDLGPPADHVNASKFREFWGNKSQIRRFKDGSILEAVTWNPKNGSRHLVIEEIIKYTLNYHLQIPTENVRSIVSELDQLIVSEQVQDHTLLVLSAKQKLISTIQSLGLPLSIEAYPSIDPALRYTSILTTKDDRYLENQPISILLQFEQSQQWTKDVDSINALKQAFLLKIARELQSTPFQPRLTDKYVDLCVDGFIFRCIAYYPKEIEFMREQWLLDGLDEQESLQRNSQHHTFIQSLHTTYSSYGPTARIALRWIHSHLFSDFIDHQTVELLVASLYKVTENHYHNQNQNEKDSSSSYSLDTSSIPKTPIMGFLRFLFLLYTFDFDEKPLIVDYLNSVDKNTQLSIKSTFDIQKKSQNPPLLFIATEKDPLSMWFRKTTITNRQQWEKIKLFAQKSIELIESNYSSISFNWLSIFQPSFIEFDAIFNLDESLIPNHSREISNLINNKNFNNNNNNTQTTNIPPPPTTTTTTTTIIQAKKPVFRNISKKPQQQSQQPQQQNQNQNQNQNQNFNELYNNLQPGFNPVLILVQELKDRFSDYFTIQYDLVGGNKFALKWKSEAFLPTPFKPSKSKYSIQITKDSNLIIPNIFEIINEIQMLGGKLIKTFKLNQNSINLINEFN from the exons atggtttctgaaaaaagaaaaacagtttctaaaaaagaaacaatttcaaataaaaagaataaaattgaa aaaaagcAAGATGATAGTATTATGTCATTAGGCatggatgatgatgaatataattttgatgatgaaaaagcAGTTtcatataatgataatttttataataataataataatcaaggATCAGATGATGAAGGAtcagatgataatgatttcttAGAAGGTGAAGGATCAGAATCAGAACAAGAAGAACAATTAGATGATAGTGAAGCAAAAGTTGGTAGAGCAACAATATTACCAGAGAAATCAGAATTGGAAGCAAaggaatttaaaaatttaaaagtaaagAATGTATCATATTTGAAACAATCGGTAGCACCAACCAATGAAGAGATTCAACATTTGAAAGAGACTTCAGATCTTTACAATTCCAATTTATTTAGATTACAAATGGTAGAGTTATTTAAAGagattaaaattgattatagTAAATTAACATCACTAGAATCGGCATTACATCAATTGAAATCGGTTATTGAAAAGATCCCATCCGATCAACAAGTTACAATCACTGAAGCAaacattgaaaaaattaaattattcgATTTCAATGGTGGCGAAGGCTTGTCCATCCAATACTCAAAACCATCGCAAATCGATGTCGTTGGTAGTTTCATGACAAGATCAGTATTAAAGTCCAATGAAAATGTTGatttaatgattgaaatTCCAAAATCAGTATTTGATTCAAAAGATgccaatgattttaaatatttcaataaaaGAAATCTTTACATGTTGAAAATCTTTAATTCAGTATCAAAGGTTTCACGTTTTTCTGATATTTCattcaaaaatttcaatggtgattcaaataaacaaatcaTTGTAATTCGTCCAAAAGAAGATCCAAAAACTGGTGCAAGAACTAAATTTCAAATTCGTATAATTCCAACAATTCCAAATgatctttttaatatttatacaaAATTTCATCCAAATATGagttgtttattttttgaacgtaataattttaaaattgaaacttTTAAAGAAGATgattcaaaagaaattaataatttaaataataataatataatagattctaaaaataagaaaaaatcatttg atgaaattaaaagaacaccattttataataattcaattttagaagatatttttataaatgatcATAtgcaattaattaatgaaaaatgtGAAAATGCACCAGTATTAATTGATACAatgttattaattaaattatggTTAAAGATTAAAAAGATACCAACAGTTAATAGTTTTCAATTATCAAtgttattaattcatttatattcaattggtaaagttaataaatcaatGAGTTCATATCAAGCATTCCGTATGGTTATGGTTTATATTTGTAaagaatttcaaaagaaaCCAATTCAATTTATGAAACTTTCTTCAGAGttaaccaccaccaccaccgccACCGCCACAACtgtaattaaacaaaatcaatatcaagatgaatttgaaaaattatatcCAGTTgcattaattgataattcaggtttattaaatatttggtCATCAATTTCAGTTTGGggatttaaacaattaattattgaagcACGTTtagtaattgaaaatttagattCTGGTAATGGTTTTGAAGAGATTTTCATGACAAAATTCCATTTCTATCAAGAGTATGATATGatcatttcaattaaaattaataaacaattattagcTAATCAACAATCTTTAAAAGTGCCAACAAAtgattattatcaacaagatacttatttaaattatagaatttatcaattaattaaaaaatctttaacaAAACGTgttacaaaaattaatattttaaaaattaatgatgatgatcaagaaaatgaaaatgatggtgatgatgatgatgaaattaaaattataattggaTTAAAAGTAAATTCAGAAAATTGGTTATCAGTTATTGATTTAGGTCCACCAGCTGATCATGTTAATGCTTCAAAATTTAGAGAATTTTGGGGTAATAAATCACAAATTCGTCGTTTTAAAGATGGTTCAATCCTTGAAGCTGTTACTTGGAATCCAAAGAATGGTTCACGTCATTTAGTTATTGAGGAGATTATAAAGTAtactttaaattatcatttacaAATTCCAACTGAAAATGTTAGATCAATAGTATCAGAACTTGATCAATTGATTGTATCTGAACAAGTTCAAGATCATACTTTATTGGTTTTATCagcaaaacaaaaattaatttcaactaTTCAATCATTAGGtttaccattatcaattgagGCATATCCTTCAATTGATCCTGCATTACGTTATACTTCAATACTTACCACCAAGGATGATAGATATTTAGAGAATCaaccaatttcaattctATTACAATTTGAACAAAGTCAACAATGGACAAAGGATGTTGATTCTATAAATGCATTGAAACAAGCATTCCTTTTGAAAATTGCAAGAGAATTACAATCTACACCATTCCAACCAAGATTAACCGATAAATATGTTGATCTTTGTGTTGATGGTTTCATATTCCGTTGTATTGCTTATTATCCAAAAGAAATCGAGTTCATGAGAGAACAATGGCTATTGGATGGTTTAGATGAACAAGAATCATTACAAAGAAATTCACAACATCATACTTTTATTCAATCATTACATACCACCTACAGTTCATATGGTCCAACCGCTCGTATTGCATTACGTTGGATTCATTCACATTTATTCTCTGATTTCATCGATCATCAAACTGTTGAACTATTGGTTGCATCACTTTATAAAGTAACTGAAAATCACTATCacaatcaaaatcaaaatgaaaaagactCCTCCTCCTCCTATTCTTTAGACACTTCATCAATTCCAAAAACCCCAATTATGGGTTTCCTTAGATTCCTTTTCCTTTTATATACTTTTGATTTCGATGAAAAACCTTTAATTGTAGATTACTTAAATTCAGTCGATAAGAATACTCaactttcaattaaatcaacatttGATATTCAAAAGAAATCTCAAAATCCACCATTACTTTTCATTGCAACTGAAAAAGATCCTCTCAGTATGTGGTTTAGAAAAACAACTATTACCAATCGTCAACAATGggaaaaaatcaaattatttgcTCAAAAATCaatagaattaattgaatcaaattaTTCTTCAATCTCTTTTAATTGGTTATCAATTTTTCAACCATCATTCATCGAATTTGATGCAATCTTTAATTTAGATGAATCTTTAATTCCAAATCATTCAAgagaaatttcaaatttaattaataataaaaattttaataataataataataatactcaAACTACTAatataccaccaccaccaacaacaaccacaacaacaacaacaataattcaAGCAAAGAAACCAGTTTTTAGaaatatttctaaaaaaccacaacaacaatcacaacaaccacaacaacaaaaccaaaatcaaaatcaaaatcaaaatcaaaattttaatgaattatataataatttacaaccTGGATTTAATCCAGTTTTAATATTAGttcaagaattaaaagatagaTTTTCAGATTATTTCACAATTCAATATGATTTAGttggtggtaataaattTGCATTAAAATGGAAATCTGAAGCTTTCTTACCAACTCCATTCAAaccatcaaaatcaaaatactCAATTCAAATCACTAaagattcaaatttaataattccaaatatttttgaaattattaatgaaattcaaatgttgggtggtaaattaattaaaacatttaaattaaatcaaaattcaattaatttaattaatgaatttaattaa